One Methylophaga marina DNA window includes the following coding sequences:
- a CDS encoding copper resistance system multicopper oxidase — protein sequence MKLPIQPVLNFNPNRRRFVQGIAAGGVLASFPMLLNAESYPNKQATRGTAPVLTGQVIDLTVAESLVNFTGVTRVATTINGSIPAPTLRLREGDDVTIRVTNRLKVPTSIHWHGIILPYQMDGVPGISFGGIEPGETFVYQFKLKQSGTYWYHSHSGFQEMTGMYGALIIEPREMQSDSAKDHISADRDYVMLLSDWTDEDPMSVFSKLKVQGDVYNYNQPTVSSFFNDVSKLGFKGAFEKRQMWNQMRMNPTDLADLSSATLTYLMNGTTPVGNWTGLFQPGETIRLRFINGAGNTFYDIRIPELKMTVIQVDGQNVQPVSVDEFRFGPGETYDVIVEPQHDVHTVFAQSMERTGYALGTLAIKEGLTGDIPELDPVQWLTMTDMMGEMEHGSANGNMNYSEMNHGEMAMDHSQHGKQNDSLAIPSQQVRHASTEYGPSVDARVDMPRTNLDDPGIGLRDNGRRVLTLSDLRSVDGVLNDKRPPDQEIELHLTGNMERYSWSFDGLEFGKSTPVNLPHNQRIRVILQNDTMMTHPMHLHGMWSDLEDDQGNVLVRRHTIPVQPAQRISFLTTPHDLGRWAWHCHLLFHMDAGMFREVVVS from the coding sequence TTGAAGTTACCAATTCAACCTGTCCTTAATTTTAATCCCAATCGTCGTCGATTTGTGCAGGGTATCGCAGCTGGCGGTGTGCTGGCTTCCTTTCCAATGCTGCTAAACGCCGAAAGTTATCCCAACAAACAAGCGACCCGAGGCACGGCTCCCGTTTTGACAGGGCAGGTTATTGATTTAACTGTTGCTGAATCACTTGTTAATTTCACAGGTGTGACACGAGTAGCGACAACCATAAATGGCTCCATTCCTGCGCCAACACTTCGTTTACGAGAGGGAGATGACGTTACTATTCGGGTAACCAACAGGCTGAAAGTGCCAACATCCATTCACTGGCATGGCATTATCTTGCCATACCAGATGGATGGAGTACCCGGCATCAGCTTTGGTGGCATAGAACCCGGCGAGACTTTCGTCTACCAATTCAAACTTAAGCAAAGCGGCACGTACTGGTATCACTCTCACAGTGGTTTTCAGGAAATGACCGGTATGTACGGTGCACTGATTATTGAGCCCCGTGAAATGCAATCTGATTCGGCAAAGGACCATATATCAGCAGATCGTGACTACGTAATGTTGCTTTCTGATTGGACTGATGAAGATCCTATGTCCGTGTTCTCTAAGCTGAAAGTTCAGGGGGATGTATACAACTATAATCAGCCGACCGTATCATCATTTTTCAATGATGTCTCAAAACTGGGATTCAAAGGCGCATTTGAAAAACGACAAATGTGGAACCAGATGCGGATGAACCCGACTGATCTGGCCGATTTATCCTCGGCAACATTAACTTATCTTATGAATGGGACAACACCTGTTGGTAACTGGACAGGGCTTTTTCAGCCGGGGGAGACGATAAGGTTAAGGTTCATTAACGGCGCTGGTAATACATTCTATGATATTCGTATTCCCGAACTGAAAATGACAGTAATTCAGGTTGATGGTCAGAATGTACAACCCGTAAGCGTGGATGAGTTTCGCTTTGGTCCCGGTGAAACCTATGATGTCATTGTTGAACCACAACATGATGTACATACCGTTTTTGCTCAGAGTATGGAACGCACTGGTTATGCGCTGGGAACGCTCGCTATTAAGGAAGGCCTTACCGGCGACATACCTGAACTTGATCCGGTTCAATGGCTCACTATGACCGATATGATGGGCGAAATGGAGCATGGTTCGGCAAACGGCAATATGAACTATTCAGAAATGAATCATGGTGAAATGGCGATGGATCACAGCCAACATGGCAAGCAAAATGATTCACTTGCCATACCATCTCAGCAGGTTAGACATGCCAGTACAGAGTACGGACCTTCAGTCGACGCTCGTGTCGATATGCCTCGCACAAACTTAGACGATCCTGGTATTGGCTTAAGAGATAATGGACGAAGAGTGCTGACCTTATCAGATCTTCGATCTGTAGATGGGGTATTAAACGATAAACGACCACCAGATCAGGAAATCGAACTACATCTTACCGGAAATATGGAACGGTACAGTTGGTCTTTCGATGGACTTGAATTTGGTAAAAGTACACCAGTGAATCTGCCGCACAATCAACGTATACGTGTCATTTTGCAAAACGACACTATGATGACCCATCCTATGCATTTACATGGCATGTGGAGTGATTTAGAAGATGATCAGGGCAATGTGCTAGTTCGTCGCCACACGATACCTGTACAACCTGCCCAACGAATCAGTTTTTTGACAACACCTCATGACCTGGGGCGATGGGCATGGCATTGTCACTTACTTTTCCATATGGATGCAGGCATGTTTCGTGAAGTGGTGGTGTCATGA
- a CDS encoding heavy metal response regulator transcription factor, with amino-acid sequence MRLLLVEDEIKTGNYLQKGLTEAGFQVNLVRNGLDGHHLAMTEAFDLIVLDVMLPDVDGWRILQSLREAERHTPVLFLTARDSVDDRVKGLELGADDYLVKPFAFAELLARIRTLLRRGAVPTFSELLKVADLTLDLPKHRVARSGKKITLSHKEFCLLELLIRRQGEVLPRSFIASQVWDMNFDSDTNVIDVAIRRLRAKIDDDFEPKLIHTIRGMGYKLDVEPIDEPF; translated from the coding sequence ATGCGATTACTGCTGGTTGAGGATGAGATCAAAACAGGCAACTACTTACAGAAGGGGTTAACTGAAGCAGGATTTCAGGTCAATCTTGTTCGAAATGGCCTAGATGGTCATCATTTGGCAATGACAGAAGCATTTGATTTAATCGTTCTGGATGTTATGTTGCCGGATGTTGACGGTTGGCGCATTTTGCAGTCGTTACGTGAGGCCGAGCGCCACACACCAGTGTTGTTCCTAACGGCACGTGATTCTGTGGATGATCGTGTAAAAGGACTGGAATTAGGCGCCGATGATTATTTGGTTAAACCTTTTGCTTTTGCCGAACTGCTAGCCCGGATCCGAACATTATTGCGTCGTGGCGCTGTTCCAACCTTTTCTGAGCTACTCAAAGTTGCAGATCTCACGCTGGATTTGCCAAAACATCGTGTTGCGCGATCAGGTAAAAAAATCACCCTGAGTCACAAAGAGTTCTGCCTATTGGAGTTGCTGATTCGCCGCCAAGGAGAAGTACTCCCGCGCTCTTTTATCGCCTCTCAAGTATGGGACATGAATTTTGATTCTGATACCAACGTTATAGATGTGGCTATACGTCGTCTACGTGCCAAAATTGATGACGATTTTGAACCAAAACTTATCCACACGATTCGTGGCATGGGTTACAAACTTGACGTTGAGCCCATTGATGAACCCTTTTAA
- a CDS encoding heavy metal sensor histidine kinase codes for MNPFNHKSLSLAARVMLFVGASIGLSLFIIGNLVLDAVEHHFVEQDAGELAEVNKAVVNVLRAHYNNPSQLRKALSSAVSGHHGVYYQVHDQQGSMVFESAGANLSVLKNSLHQVSEINASDLRVWHEDNKNFRGVLTHNSIAGQNYLVLTAIDIDFHLQFLHEFRLDLWSMMILAWLMTLLAAWYGVHKAHEPIRRLSNKMGDIQADRLDMRIAPSVVPSELKDLVSSFNHMISRLEESFNQLSHFSADIAHELRTPLTNLITQTQVGLGKSRTLEEYRELLYSNLEEQERLAKMINDMLWLAKRDHGLIKLEQTPLDLSDEVSKLFGFFEALAEDKNIVLSLEGQVQQIQGDKAMLRRAISNLLSNAIRYTKSGGSVLVRLKNFSDNEVSLTVENPGPEIPVEHLPYLFDRFYRANPSRSRQGEGAGLGLAIARSIIDAHGGRVEVTSKSDKTAFIIYLPTTIKAIQ; via the coding sequence ATGAACCCTTTTAATCATAAATCTCTTTCGCTTGCTGCAAGGGTAATGCTTTTCGTTGGCGCATCAATAGGTTTGAGCCTATTTATAATCGGCAACCTTGTGCTTGACGCTGTGGAACATCACTTTGTGGAACAAGATGCAGGTGAGCTTGCTGAAGTGAACAAGGCAGTGGTGAACGTGTTGCGAGCGCATTACAACAATCCATCACAGCTACGTAAAGCCCTATCCAGTGCTGTTTCTGGACATCATGGCGTCTATTATCAAGTACACGATCAGCAAGGTAGTATGGTTTTTGAAAGTGCTGGCGCAAACCTATCAGTACTAAAAAATAGCCTTCATCAGGTTTCAGAAATCAATGCCAGTGACCTTCGAGTCTGGCATGAGGACAACAAGAACTTTCGGGGTGTTCTCACGCACAATTCGATAGCGGGTCAAAACTACTTGGTTCTTACCGCCATTGATATTGATTTTCACCTTCAATTTTTGCATGAATTTCGTCTAGACTTATGGTCAATGATGATCCTTGCTTGGCTTATGACCCTATTGGCTGCTTGGTATGGCGTCCATAAAGCACATGAGCCAATAAGAAGGCTTTCGAACAAAATGGGTGATATACAAGCAGATCGTCTAGATATGCGAATTGCCCCCTCCGTTGTCCCTTCGGAATTAAAAGACTTGGTGTCTTCATTCAACCACATGATAAGTCGACTTGAAGAAAGCTTTAATCAGCTTTCACATTTTTCAGCTGATATTGCGCATGAGCTACGGACACCACTCACAAACCTCATCACCCAGACGCAAGTTGGCTTAGGCAAATCCAGAACGCTCGAAGAATACCGTGAATTACTTTACTCAAACTTAGAAGAACAAGAACGTTTAGCAAAGATGATTAATGACATGTTGTGGTTAGCAAAAAGGGACCATGGTTTAATCAAACTTGAACAAACACCGCTGGATTTATCCGATGAAGTCAGTAAATTATTTGGCTTTTTTGAAGCTTTAGCAGAGGACAAAAATATAGTACTAAGCTTGGAAGGCCAGGTTCAGCAAATTCAAGGCGATAAAGCCATGTTACGCAGAGCAATTTCTAATCTACTTTCCAACGCCATTCGTTATACGAAATCTGGGGGATCAGTACTAGTTCGACTGAAAAATTTCTCAGACAACGAGGTTTCCCTGACAGTTGAGAATCCTGGGCCTGAAATTCCAGTTGAACATTTGCCATATCTCTTTGACCGTTTTTATCGAGCAAATCCTTCTAGGTCAAGACAAGGTGAAGGTGCCGGTCTTGGTCTCGCCATTGCTCGTTCGATTATTGATGCCCATGGTGGGCGGGTAGAAGTCACATCTAAAAGTGATAAGACTGCATTCATCATCTATTTACCCACGACGATTAAAGCTATTCAATGA
- a CDS encoding integrase catalytic domain-containing protein, giving the protein MAGLSLSKGESLSINGKTYSCAGKGPGGRYKLIPHKGRVDKYLSADELYDLSLRNKIELHETSDYYREMPNFQVNLSTIPENQLDEVLMRHFYMTEMDAYRRNGGKLSEKPVTNFVIQTHKKYLKNCHELDRTAIKNSPSEATVRRWYRYWQKSGGNVLSLIRSPSGNTHSKLSPEQLELLEEIIKSVYLNKHRRSARNVHELMAAKIDLENRQRSANGQKLIDTPSYNTLCRHIQKLDKYEVLTSRFSHEYAYKMTRHQRMSPIVSKHLELVQADHTQADVYVDLGLGVLVRPWVTLLVDRYSEAILGFWISPYAPNADTVMNALKMAISPKIMSEMGGNRTWQWPMFGIPDELILDNGKDFLGRDLEQAAIELGITLSYSPPRQAFYKAEVEREFGKTNKRLFSKYNGQVYKYEPEKHGLDYPHLSFDEFKELFLQWIVTLRHITPNKDGYTPNQLWANSIQKNGFAGSGLEEDYVKLCLSKSSRKRFSIQPDGVHFNSLTFNNEWLSRYRNQIVSHYDGKNPTVEFKWSESDVGVIWVFDELNHTFFEVKSKQKIAHGRSFFNHKVVLREKNNRKKANLSRHEYHDAVLALENKIDEFTQAKGTKKLPAKAARYIKGGPNKSKRKINKPSQPELPRMLSNQSHSEEGADEFRTMKDELTDEIENIPDEIEF; this is encoded by the coding sequence ATGGCTGGCTTAAGTCTTTCAAAAGGTGAAAGTCTCTCAATAAACGGCAAAACTTATTCATGTGCTGGGAAAGGTCCCGGCGGCAGATATAAGTTGATTCCGCATAAAGGTCGAGTAGACAAATATCTATCAGCAGATGAGTTGTATGACTTATCTCTTCGAAACAAAATTGAACTGCATGAAACCTCAGATTATTACCGGGAAATGCCAAATTTTCAGGTGAATCTCTCTACTATTCCAGAAAATCAACTTGATGAAGTATTGATGCGTCATTTTTATATGACAGAAATGGATGCCTATCGGCGAAATGGAGGCAAACTCTCTGAAAAACCTGTAACTAATTTTGTAATTCAAACTCACAAAAAATATCTAAAAAACTGCCACGAGCTTGATAGAACAGCTATCAAAAACAGCCCCAGCGAAGCTACAGTGAGACGCTGGTATCGCTATTGGCAAAAGTCTGGTGGGAATGTCCTGAGCCTTATTAGATCGCCATCAGGCAACACTCATTCCAAATTGAGTCCAGAGCAATTAGAGCTTCTTGAAGAAATTATTAAGTCAGTTTATTTGAATAAACATCGCCGTTCGGCCAGAAATGTTCATGAGCTCATGGCTGCGAAAATTGATTTAGAAAATAGGCAGCGTAGTGCCAACGGGCAGAAGTTAATCGACACACCGAGTTATAACACGCTATGTCGCCACATTCAAAAACTTGATAAATACGAAGTTTTAACTTCGCGTTTCAGCCATGAATACGCCTACAAAATGACTCGTCACCAGAGAATGTCACCGATCGTCAGTAAACACCTTGAACTTGTCCAGGCAGATCACACACAAGCAGATGTTTATGTCGATCTCGGTTTAGGTGTGCTGGTAAGGCCATGGGTAACACTGTTAGTTGATCGTTACAGTGAGGCGATTCTGGGGTTTTGGATTTCTCCATACGCACCAAATGCTGACACGGTCATGAATGCGTTGAAGATGGCTATTAGTCCAAAGATCATGAGTGAAATGGGCGGCAATAGAACTTGGCAGTGGCCTATGTTTGGGATCCCTGATGAATTAATCCTAGACAATGGTAAGGACTTTCTTGGTCGAGATCTTGAACAAGCTGCTATCGAATTAGGTATTACTCTTAGCTATTCGCCTCCCCGACAGGCCTTTTATAAAGCTGAAGTTGAGCGAGAGTTTGGTAAAACAAACAAACGTTTATTTTCCAAGTACAACGGTCAGGTATACAAATACGAACCAGAGAAACACGGCTTAGATTATCCTCACTTATCGTTTGATGAATTTAAAGAACTTTTTTTACAGTGGATTGTAACTCTACGGCATATAACGCCTAACAAGGATGGTTATACCCCTAATCAATTATGGGCTAATTCAATACAAAAGAATGGTTTTGCAGGTTCTGGACTTGAAGAGGACTACGTAAAACTATGTTTATCAAAGTCCAGCAGAAAGCGTTTTAGTATTCAACCGGACGGGGTCCACTTCAACTCTCTCACATTCAACAATGAGTGGCTGTCTCGATACAGAAACCAAATCGTGTCTCATTATGATGGTAAAAACCCTACCGTCGAATTCAAGTGGTCTGAATCTGATGTGGGCGTGATTTGGGTTTTTGATGAGCTCAATCACACATTTTTTGAGGTTAAATCTAAACAAAAGATCGCCCATGGCCGAAGCTTTTTCAATCACAAAGTTGTGCTAAGAGAAAAGAATAACCGCAAGAAAGCCAACCTATCTCGCCATGAATACCATGATGCGGTATTGGCACTTGAAAACAAAATTGATGAATTCACCCAAGCTAAAGGAACAAAGAAACTACCGGCAAAAGCTGCCAGATATATCAAAGGAGGACCAAATAAATCTAAACGAAAAATAAACAAACCAAGTCAACCTGAACTTCCCAGAATGCTCTCTAACCAATCTCATTCGGAAGAAGGTGCAGATGAGTTTCGGACAATGAAAGACGAACTAACAGATGAAATTGAAAATATCCCTGATGAAATTGAATTTTAA
- a CDS encoding TniB family NTP-binding protein: MTVNNNEKIKTLNEAILSRCIPHGNFQKAFDRGMSLMTLKDEGMPGSGMIVHGNSGVGKTTLTKALLKHGTKLYGEDAVIRTQLTSGSTVKGMFSELLVGFGDPLARRSTTKDLERRLIATISERKCRLIIIDEIQHLIPGGNPSQKVIDNILNAFKILDETGVSFVLSGMSSVMVLWNADEQIRSRFQTHYYLSHFLYPKDRSSWRAVTLKYVQTIGQHGIQVECPDFEDRCYAATSGAMRPLVLILTTAINNALKSGSETITAEHLHSATIKQIDSQDGLTDAFDVSLEKVLNFSVNLETKRTLAPTARGMGEIFGK; encoded by the coding sequence ATGACTGTAAACAATAATGAAAAAATCAAAACGTTAAATGAAGCGATCCTCTCAAGATGTATCCCGCATGGTAATTTTCAGAAAGCTTTTGATCGCGGCATGAGCTTGATGACACTGAAAGATGAAGGGATGCCTGGAAGTGGCATGATTGTTCATGGTAACAGCGGTGTGGGTAAAACAACTTTAACCAAAGCTTTATTGAAGCATGGCACAAAACTTTATGGCGAGGACGCTGTGATAAGAACCCAGTTAACCTCTGGTTCTACTGTGAAAGGCATGTTTTCTGAATTACTGGTAGGGTTTGGAGACCCACTTGCGAGGCGTTCTACAACAAAAGATTTAGAACGAAGGTTAATTGCGACAATTTCAGAGAGAAAGTGTCGTTTGATAATCATTGATGAAATTCAACATTTAATCCCTGGTGGTAACCCCTCCCAAAAAGTCATCGATAACATTCTGAATGCCTTTAAAATACTGGACGAGACGGGCGTTTCATTTGTTTTGTCTGGAATGAGTTCGGTGATGGTTTTGTGGAATGCCGATGAACAAATTCGAAGCCGATTCCAAACTCATTATTATCTTAGTCATTTTCTCTATCCGAAGGACAGATCGTCATGGCGAGCAGTTACCCTCAAATATGTCCAAACAATAGGCCAACATGGGATCCAAGTTGAATGTCCTGATTTTGAAGACAGATGTTATGCGGCCACATCAGGTGCGATGCGCCCTTTGGTTCTCATTCTCACAACGGCGATCAATAATGCGCTTAAGTCAGGAAGTGAGACGATAACTGCTGAGCATCTTCATAGTGCCACAATTAAACAAATTGATAGCCAAGATGGGCTGACTGATGCTTTTGATGTGAGCTTAGAGAAGGTGTTGAACTTCTCTGTAAATTTAGAGACGAAACGAACACTGGCCCCAACAGCCAGAGGCATGGGAGAGATTTTTGGAAAATAA
- a CDS encoding REP-associated tyrosine transposase, translating to MQYRRTFVPGGTFFFTINLLERRKTLLTDNIDLLKQSFQHIKQAHPFNIDAIVILPDHLHTIWTLPETDTDFSMRWRLIKSTFSRGLPKDEHINKTRHSKNERGIWQRRYWEHLIRDEKDYMNHVDYIHYNPVKHGYVDKAIDWPHSSIHKFFRNGVIDKHWGYDEKVDMKTFGERN from the coding sequence ATGCAATATCGACGAACCTTTGTGCCTGGTGGCACATTTTTCTTTACGATCAATTTATTGGAACGACGTAAAACGTTATTGACGGATAATATCGATCTGTTAAAACAATCTTTCCAACACATTAAACAAGCTCATCCATTTAACATTGATGCCATTGTTATCTTGCCCGATCATTTACATACCATTTGGACTTTGCCTGAAACTGATACTGACTTTTCGATGCGGTGGCGATTAATTAAATCGACATTTTCGAGAGGCTTGCCCAAGGATGAACATATCAACAAAACTCGGCACTCGAAAAATGAACGCGGTATCTGGCAACGTCGATATTGGGAACACTTAATTCGCGATGAAAAAGATTATATGAACCATGTGGATTATATTCACTACAATCCCGTCAAACATGGCTATGTCGATAAAGCCATTGATTGGCCTCACTCCAGCATTCATAAATTTTTTCGTAACGGCGTGATTGATAAACACTGGGGATATGATGAGAAGGTTGATATGAAAACATTTGGTGAGAGGAATTGA
- a CDS encoding IS3 family transposase (programmed frameshift): MTKQRRSFTPEFKLEAASLVVDQNYSIPEACRALDVGASAMRRWVKQLEAERGGVTPASKALTPEQQRIKELEARIKRLEQEKFIFKKGYRSLDVGRTRLYTLIDQLREHGTVTLICALFDVGLSSFYDRQQRLKQPDIARLQLRAKVNELFTKSRSSAGSRTLVDMLRDESIKIGRFKVTRLMNELGLICKQPGPHAYKQATVERPDIPNVLNRAFEPEKVNQVWCGDITYIWTGSRWHYLAAILDLYSRRVIGWATSARPDADLAVKALDMAFESRGRPQNVLFHSDQGSQYGSRKYRQRLWRYRMTQSMSRRGNCWDNAPMERLFRSLKSEWLPRLGYRGLNEAMRDVSYYLMDYYNWQRPHQFNDGLPPAKAEYLSNPVSGIS, translated from the exons ATGACAAAACAAAGAAGAAGTTTTACCCCAGAATTCAAGCTTGAAGCAGCCAGCTTGGTTGTTGATCAAAATTACAGTATCCCAGAAGCCTGCCGAGCATTGGACGTGGGTGCGTCAGCGATGCGTCGCTGGGTGAAGCAGTTGGAAGCCGAGCGTGGCGGCGTCACACCGGCATCTAAAGCGCTCACGCCCGAGCAACAACGGATTAAAGAACTTGAAGCTCGGATCAAACGGCTGGAGCAAGAGAAGTTCATAT TTAAAAAAGGCTACCGCTCTCTTGATGTCGGACGAACTCGGCTCTACACGCTGATAGACCAGTTAAGAGAGCATGGCACCGTGACGTTGATTTGCGCGTTGTTTGATGTGGGCCTGAGTAGCTTTTATGACCGGCAGCAACGCCTCAAACAGCCTGATATAGCACGGCTACAATTGCGGGCTAAGGTGAATGAGCTGTTCACCAAAAGTCGCAGCAGTGCGGGCAGCCGGACACTAGTCGACATGTTACGGGATGAGTCCATCAAGATTGGCCGCTTTAAAGTCACTCGCCTGATGAACGAGTTGGGATTGATATGTAAACAACCGGGACCGCATGCCTATAAGCAAGCCACCGTTGAGAGACCTGATATACCGAATGTATTGAATAGAGCGTTTGAACCAGAGAAAGTCAATCAAGTGTGGTGTGGTGACATCACCTATATCTGGACTGGCAGTCGCTGGCATTACCTTGCTGCGATATTGGACTTATATAGTCGCCGTGTTATCGGTTGGGCAACGTCGGCAAGGCCTGATGCAGACTTGGCCGTTAAAGCCTTGGACATGGCCTTTGAGTCACGAGGGAGGCCACAAAATGTTTTGTTCCATAGTGACCAGGGCAGCCAATACGGCTCACGGAAATATCGGCAGCGTTTATGGCGCTATCGAATGACGCAAAGCATGAGTCGTCGTGGTAATTGTTGGGATAACGCTCCAATGGAACGGTTATTTCGTAGCTTGAAGTCTGAATGGTTGCCAAGGCTCGGTTATAGAGGACTGAACGAAGCAATGCGTGATGTGAGTTACTACTTGATGGACTATTACAACTGGCAGCGACCACATCAATTTAATGATGGATTACCACCTGCAAAGGCGGAATATCTGTCTAATCCTGTGTCCGGAATTAGTTGA
- the nfsA gene encoding oxygen-insensitive NADPH nitroreductase, protein MNDTIKLLKNHRSIRQFTSDPVSDEVVREIIDAAGWSATSNFVQAYTVIRVRNPQTRQQMAELAGSQSWVETSPVFIVFCADLNRNQAACAYENVEMVSGYTEQFIIATVDVSLAAQNAMIAAESLGLGGVFIGGIRNNPEKVSELLKLPDQVYPVFGMCLGYPAASPEQKPRLPVDVVLKEESYQEDESELEHYNETCKAYYQNRSSGSRNETWTHQIASMMTKPMRPHMRSFLEKKGFKFK, encoded by the coding sequence ATGAATGACACAATCAAATTGCTAAAAAATCATCGCTCAATTCGGCAGTTCACATCGGACCCTGTCAGTGATGAAGTGGTACGTGAGATTATCGATGCAGCAGGCTGGTCAGCCACGTCTAACTTTGTTCAGGCATACACGGTTATAAGAGTCAGAAATCCGCAAACACGTCAGCAGATGGCAGAGTTAGCTGGTTCACAAAGTTGGGTGGAAACCAGCCCGGTATTTATAGTGTTTTGTGCTGATCTCAATCGCAACCAGGCAGCCTGTGCTTATGAGAATGTTGAAATGGTCTCCGGTTATACCGAGCAGTTCATAATCGCGACGGTCGATGTCAGTCTAGCTGCACAGAATGCGATGATTGCGGCTGAATCGCTCGGACTTGGTGGTGTTTTTATTGGCGGCATTCGTAATAACCCAGAAAAAGTGTCTGAGCTACTAAAGCTTCCTGATCAGGTTTATCCCGTTTTTGGGATGTGTCTTGGTTATCCGGCAGCATCGCCTGAGCAAAAGCCAAGGCTACCTGTCGATGTCGTTTTGAAAGAAGAGTCTTATCAAGAAGATGAATCAGAACTCGAACATTACAATGAAACGTGCAAAGCCTACTATCAAAACCGATCCAGTGGCTCTCGTAATGAAACATGGACACATCAGATAGCCTCTATGATGACCAAGCCAATGCGTCCACACATGAGGTCATTCCTAGAGAAGAAGGGTTTTAAGTTTAAGTGA